One Aegilops tauschii subsp. strangulata cultivar AL8/78 chromosome 2, Aet v6.0, whole genome shotgun sequence genomic window, actcagatatacatccctctagtcatctaagcgatacatgatccgagtcaaactaggtcgtgtccgatcatcacgtgagacggactagtcatcatcggtgaacatctccatgttgatcgtatcttctatacgactcatgctcgacctttcggtctcttgtgttccgaggccatgtctgtacatgctaggctcgtcaagtcaacctaagtgttttgcatgtgttccgaggccatgtctgtacatgctaggctcgtcaacacccgttgtattcgaacgttagaatctatcacacccgatcatcacgtggtgcttcgaaacaacgaaccttcgcaacggtgcacagttagggggaacacgtctcttgaaattattataagggatcatcttacttactaccgtcgttctaagcaaataagatgcataacatgataaacatcacatgcaatcaaatagtgacatgatatggccaatatcattttgctcctttgatctccatcttcggggcaccatgatcatctttgtcaccggcatgacaccatgatctccatcatcatgatctccatcattgtgtcttcatgaagttgtcacgccaacgattacttctacttctatggctaacgcgcttagcaataaagtaaagtaatttacatggcgttattcaatgacacgcaggtcatacaaaaaataaagacaactcctatggctcctgccggttgtcatactcatcgacatgcaagtcgtgattcctattacaagaatatgatcaatctcatacatcacatatatcattcatcacatcttctggccatatcacatcacatagcacatgctgcaaaaacaagttagacgtcctctaattgttgttgcaagtttttacgtggcttgtataggtttctagcaagaacgtttcttacctacgtaaaaccacaacgtgatatgccaatttctatttacccttcataaggacccttttcatcgaatccgttccgactaaagtgggagagacagacacccgctagccaccttatgcaactagtgcatgtcagacggtggaacctgtctcacgtaagcgtacgtgtaaggtcggtccgggccgcttcatcccacaatgccgccgaaacaagataagactagtagcggcaagaagaattggcaacatcgacgcccacaactactttgtgttctactcatgcatagaaactacgcatagacctagctctgataccactatcggggaacgtagcagaaattcaaaattttctacgcatcaccaagatcaatctatggagtaatctagcaacgaggggagggggagtgcatctacatacccttgtagatcgcgatgcggaagcgttgcaagaacgcggatgagggagtcgtactcgtagcgattcagatcgcggttgattctgatctgagcaccgaagaacggtgcctccgcgttcaacacacgtgcagcccggtgatgtctcccacgccttgatccagcaaggagagagggagaggttggggaagactccatccagcagcagcacgacggcgtggtggtgatggaggagtgtggcaatcccgcagggcttcgccaagcaccgcgggagaggaggaggaagaagaggggtagggctgcaccgaaagagagacgttctcatgtgtcttgggcagcccaaacctcaactatatatagggggggagggggctgcgcccccctctagggttcccaccccaagaggaggcggccagccctagatcccatccaaggggggcggccaaggggaggagagggggggcgccccactagatgggccctaaggcccatctggacctagggtttgcccctcccactctcccatgcgccttgggccttggtgggggggcgcaccagcccacctggtgctggtcccctcccacacttggcccacgcagccttctggggctggtggccccacttggtggacccccgggaccctcccggtggtcccggtacattaccgatatcacccgaaacttttccggtgaccaaaacaggacttcccatatataaatctttacctccggaccattccggaactcctcctgacgtccgggatctcatccgggactccgaacaacattcggtaaccacgtacatactttccctataaccctagcgtcatcgaaccttaagtgtgtagaccctacgggttcgggaaccatgcagacatgaccgagacgttctccggtcaataaccaacagcgggatctggatacccatgttggctcccacatgttccatgatgatctcatcggatgaaccacgatgtcggggattcaatcaatcccgtatgcaattctttttgtctatcgatatgttacttgcccgagattcgatcgtcggtatccctataccttgttcaatctcgttatcggcaagtctctttactcgttccgtaaatcacatcatcccgtgatcaactccttggtcacactgtgcacattatgatgatgtcctaccgagtgggcccagagatacctctccgtttacacggagtgacaaatcccagtctcgattcgtgccaacccaacagacagtttcggagatacctgtagtgcacctttatagtcacccagttacgttgtgacgtttggtacacccaaagcattcctacggtatccgggagttgcacaatctcatggtctaaggaactgatacttgacattagaaaagctctgagcatacgaactacacgatcttgtgctaggcttaggattgggtcttgtccatcacatcattctcctaatgatgtgatctcgttatcaatgacatccaatgtccatggtcaggaaaccgtaaccatctattgatcaatgagctagtcaactagaggcttactaaggacatggtgttgtctatgtatccacacatgtatctgagtttcctatcaatacaattctagcatggataataaacgattatcatgaacaaggaaatataataataaccaatttattattgcctctagggcatatttccaacagctcctacatattctacgaagatctttatcggtcaaaccgcataacaacatacgttgttccctttgtcatcagtatgttacttgcccgagattcgatcgtcggtatcatcatacctagttcaatctcgttaccggcaagtctctttactcattccgtaatgcatcatcccgtaactaactcattagtcatattgctggcaaggcttatagtgatgagcattaccgagagggcccagatatacctctccgatactgggagtgacaaatcctaatctcgatctatgccaactcaacaaacatcatcggagacacctgtagagcatctttataatcacctagttacgttgtgacgtttcatagcacacaaagtgttcctccggtattcgggagttgcataatctcatagtcaaaggaacatgtataagtcatgatgaaagcaatagcaataaaactaaacgtttattaatgctaagctaacggatgggtcttgtccatcacatcattctctaatgatgtgatcccgttcatcaaaggacaacacatgtctatggctagaaaacttaaccatctttgattaacgggctagtcaagtagaggcatactagggacactctgtttgtctatgtattcacacatgtactaagtttccggttaatacaattctagcatgaataataaacatttatcatgatataaggaaatataaataacaactttattattgcctctagggcatatttccttcagtctcccacttgcactagagtcaataatctagttacatagtaatgattctaacacccatggagtcttggtgctgatcatgttttgctcgtgagagaggcttaatcaacgggtctgcaacattcagatccgtatgtatcttgcaaatctctatgtctccctccttgacttgatcgcggatggaattgaagcgtctcttgatgtatttgattctcttgtgaaatctggattccttcgccaaggaaattgctccagtattgtcataaaagattttcattggatccgatgcactaggtattacacctagatcggatatgaactccttcgtccagactccttcatttgctgcttccgaagtagctatgtactccgcttcacacgtagatcccgccacgacgctctgtttagaactgcaccaactgacagctccaccattcaatataaatacatatccggtttgtgacttagagtcatccggatcagtgtcaaagcttgcatcgacataaccatttacgacgagctctttgtcacctccataaacgagaaacatatccttagtccttttcaggtatttcaggatgttcttcaCCGCTGTACAGTGATCCACTCCtcgattactttggtacctccctgctaaactaatagcaaggcacacatcaggtctggtacacaacattgcatacatgatagaacctatggctgaggcatagggaatgactttcactttctatctatcttctgcagtggtcgggcattgagtctgattcaacttcacaccttgtaacacaggcaagaaccctttctttgactgatccaatATAATGTCAAGCAAGACTCGCTTTAGGCGGTTTCAGATCACCTTGGATGCTATCTTATAAAGAACATTGCATAGGTTAATAGGTCAAAACTGTGACAACAAGTTGGGATTCTTCACCTTTGGAATTAACACGAGAATAGTGCCGTTGACGCATTCTGCAGACTCCCTACCATTACGAATTAACTAACATGGGAAATTTTGATTGGAAAATGGAAGGGAAGGGGCCCGCCCGGAATTCAAAGGGGGAGGGGTGCAGATTATTTGAGGATGGAATGGTCTGTAGCCCTTTTGTAGCTCGCCCGTAGGTCTAGCATTTTTGGTTCTGCTGCATTTTGGCTCGTTGCCTTGTTGGCCCACGCGATCGGAGTTTTTGTTTTTGAGGAAACCATGTGTCCGAAGTTTTTCATTGTTGCACATTTGAGTCAGTGCAAACAAAATCTTCCACTAGTGGTGCAATGGTGCAGTCATTTTCCACAGGCTTGTATGGTTTCGaaaaaaattgttccaaaaattTCCTCGATCTTGCCCGCAACACAATGCCTCCATTATACATGGAAAAGGGCCAGACAAATGAATTGGTAAGAGAAGAGTTTTCGATTTTTAGGGCAGTTCCCTTTTTACCCTTTTCAGTTTGTTTCACTTTGATGAGTAAATGCAAATGTATGGATGTGAAATCGTCCCTTCTTTTGCAAATGAATTCCGAATTGCTTTTGCATTTCGAAATAATGACTTCAAAATGAATCAATGGTAAAAAAAAAACTATAGATAACACAAACATTGTGTGCAGTCCTAATACAGATATTACAACGTAGCAAAAAACCACCTAAGGTTACATAAAAGAAATAAATTTACGAGAGAATGCAAAAAAAAGTAACTTTCAACATGTTGATGGGCATGGGATTTATGTGCATCAACTACGTTAGTCTACTATGGTCCTTCCTTTTGGTAAATCTGATGAGAATAGTAGCCATGTATAGTTAATTACCTCGCTAGTACAAATTGATTGGCCGCCTACACTTGCTCCTGTTATCTGCCGTCTTCATCAGTCAAGGCGACGTTGCTGATGTACGACGATTCACCAAAGGAACTATTTGACTCTGGTAAGCTTGATAACCTAACGTTGAAGTAGGCCGGCTGTCGGGGCTCCGGCAGCGTGAGCCCCTCGCCGCTGAGCATGGCGACGACATCGGACATGCCGGGTCGATCGTCGGCGCTGTCCTGGACGCACAACAACGCCACCTGGACGCACTTCATCACCTCCGTCACCGGGTAGTCGACCCCGAGTACCTGATCGACCATCTCGTGCCATTTCGCCTCTTGCCACAACTGGTAAGCCTGATAGAATTAACACAAGGTTTGCAGTGAGCGGGCGCCTCTTTCAGGTTATCAGCAAAAACCAAAATTGTGGTTTTCCCGTTTGCAGAGAAGCGGATTTCAAGGACCAATTAACGCCATATGTACTTACGTATCCTGTGAGATTGAAGAATTTTCCATACTGGTAGAATCCTGCAGTCCTCTTCCCACTTATGATCTCCAGGAGCAAGACGCCAAAGCTGAAAACGTCGGATTTGGTGGAGAAGAGACCCTCTGAAGCATACTCTGGAGCGATGTAACCGCTGGTAAGATATAAAAAAAGAAGTGAAGTTGAGTTATAAGATCACCAACAAAGAGTACATTTCTATGTGTCTTTGATTTTTGTTAgtgaggtactccctccgttccatattaCTTGTCCCTGATTTaatacaaagttgtactaaatcagcgacaagtaatatggaaCGGAGCGAGTAGCTATGTGTCGTCAAATTTAATCAGGAGTGTGTATAACTTACTGCGTGCCGACGACCCTGGTCGTGTTGGCCTCCGTGACATTGGAGCAGAATATCCTCGCCAAACCGAAGTCCGAGATCTTGGGGTTCATGTCGCGATCCAAGAGGATGTTGCTCGCTTTTAGATCCCTGTGTATAACTCGCAAGCGGGAATGCTTGTGCATGTAAAGAAGCCCCTGGGCGATCCCATCGATTATTCGGAAGCGCCGCTCCCATTTCAGTATAGCCCCTTTCGCACTATCTGTACAGAAAAAATTGCAACGAGACGGGTAAGCGAATGAGATCTGGCAGAAGGAGATGCGTGCATGCGAGACTCTCTCGGTCTCTCTTGTTGTGCTTGTACCGAAGATGAAGCAATCCAAGCTTTTGTTGTGCATGTACTCGTATATGAGCATCTTCTCCTCGGCCTGGAGGCAGCAGCCCAAGAGCCTGACAAGGTTGGTGTGCTGAAGCTTGGCGATCAGCTGGATCTCGGTCTTGAATTCCATCAACCCCTGCACGGAGCAGGTAGAGAGCCTCTTGATTGCGACCTCAAGCCCGCCAGGCAGTTCACCCTGAAATACACATCACTTACATTTTACTACAATAGCATTGCACCGAATGATCCATTTGTGTGTAACTACCAGAAATTCAGTATTGTGTGTGCATGCGTTACTGCGTGTAAGAATTGTACCCTGTAAACAGCGCCAAAGCCGCCCTGACCGAGCTTGTAGTCGTCGGAGAAGTTTCTGGTGGCGTCTGCGATCTGGTCGAAATCGTAGAGCGAGAACTCAGAGTCGCTCTCTTCGATTTTCCATAGCTTCAGCACCTGCTCCATCTCCATGGACATGGTTGGTATGTTCACCGTCCCTGAGAGATTGGTCACTGATTAATTATACACTCATCAGTTCGAGATCCAGGCAGAATTGCAGGGCAACCATTTGCGAGAAGAACATGTTGTAATTAGCTACCTCTTCTTCGCCTTCTCACCCACATGAAACATGCCAAGAAGCCGCAGAGGAGCACGGTTACGGGGACTGCTATCGCGACGATCCAAAGCGTGTGCGTGTTGCTGCTCCCTGCACAGGCCGAGTTGAACAATGTCCCAAGTTGGATGAGAACGGTGTACCATAAAATGCTAGTACAAACTTTTGCAAGTGTATTTTTTAACAACATTTGTTTGCTAGAATTACAACAGTTGACGTCAATTTTTTAGTCTCTGGTGACTGCACATTGGTGATCGCTGCACGAGACATGTTGAAAAGAAATTCGCATACAGAGGGCGAAACCAATAAATTTAGTGGGGCCATGAGTCGTGATTTTTTTAACATGCTCCCTTTAATCCTCTCTTTTCACATGAACGATAAGAAGGTAAGAGTTGATCAAAAGAACTACTTAGTGCAATTTTTATCTCTCATGTGAAAAGAAAAGGTAAGAAAGAGCATATAATTGATATCTTCGCGATATTAATATATTCCCTTTTCGAAAAAAGAGCATGTTTCAAAACCCCTATACAAAGGCAAAACTGGCCGAGCACATCAAGCTCAAGGATGCTGATTGGACCTTCCGTGAGGGTAGGGGTTCAACGACGACCCAAGCGGAGTCCAACACACCAGGGGCCCGCCGGTGGAAGCTATCACATTTCAGCGTGGGGTCGACATGATGTGAACGTCCACGAAGGCAAAGCAAAGCAGCACAAGCAAGACCAGCATTTTATTAGATAATGATCGGACGAACCTACTACATGCTTGCGCATAAACAAAGGCTGAATTTGTCGCGTACATACGTGCATGACATGCATGCACATATGCATCCGGATTCTGTATGCACTACCTAAAGCTAGGCATGTGATGTGAGTGAGTGCGCGAGTCTGATCTGATATGTAGAACAAAGGTTGGCCGGTGGCCATGGCCGCGGAAATCATCAACAAAGAATAAGGACGAAAGGTTAAGTTGAATCGACGCAACTAATCATCAAAGGATCTCGTGGCGCACGTGGATCGGCCTATGGGTGTCGCTCGATCAACGGTAAAAAGCCGTGGGGTTGTGTGGGAAGAATAAATCAAATCTGACCACAAAACCCAGATCTAGCTATCTGTCGGCCACGCCAGGGTTAACAAGGAGATCTACTACTAGCAAAATCAGGGTGGCAATTGCCAGCTACACGTACGACCCACGAGTAATATTTGTAATTGTATAAACTGTCTTTGGCGCTGACTCTCTGTACAGAACGTACACGCAAGCTGACATATTTGCTGTAAGAAAAGTCATACAGTTCACGCAAAAAAAAAGGCATACTGCAGTACCATTTTTCCCGCAAGAAATCGGAAGTGGCCTACCAACTTAACGAGTGATTGGATCGGGTATCTTGTCAAGAGAAGAAAGGTGACTTGGATTGAGGACATATCTACGTCGTCGGTTCGAAATCTTTTAGAACTTCTGGATCTCACGTAAGAAGGCAAAGACTTGAACAGCTCCCGTCGTAAACTAGTTCATGAATGAACATATAATACTCTCGGATCCGTACGCATGGCGCACAAAACAATTCTTCGTCCCTATAGGCTGATGTGCACGGCCGGCATAATCTTCTATGGACATCAAAAGTCAAGCAGGTCCAACTTGAAGGCAAGCTAGGAAATTCTCTACTGCCACACTTGTGTTAGATCTTGAAAATATACAATTAATTTGCACGTAGTGATGATTTTCAGAGGGAATTTCTCTATGGTCTTTTTATCGTAGGCAAAGTATTTTCTTATTGCATGGATGAACAGAAACAATTTATCATCATGATTATATGTTCTTTGGGTATCATGATCATATGTTCATGTGTCATGACTACTAGAGTTAATCTTACTGTACCCCTCCAGAAAAAAGTTAATCTTACTGTTATAATATCGTTCAGAGAAAGTAATGCACTGACCAAATCTAGTAATTTATTAATTTTCATCAATGCATATATTCAGTGGTGGAGCTTGACTGGCATAACAGAGGGGCAATAGTCAAAGTATGAATGTTTAGAGGGGCCAAACGTAAATATGATGCATTTCCTCCCCAGGTAATTCAACTCACCCATTATTAAGAAAACAATAAGTCCAGCGAATTCAATACTCAATGAGGCAATATTTTCTTGTATTCGCGAATGACATACTAGGAGCGATTCTTcttcaaaatctccaaatatacGCAAATCAGAAGTGCATATATACACTCATATAAAAGAAACTGCATACACACTACCGGAAGTCTAAACGTCGATCATTTTCATTCTCATTAGATCATTTTCATCCATGAACTGAAAGGATATGCAAACTCACGGCTAATACTCCACTACCATGAAGGAGGTCACTCTGCGGAACCAAATTAAGCAACGCACAAGCTGCCTCAGTTTGTAAACGGAGCAAAACTATTTACCAACTTGGGACACTAACTAATGCAATGCACGCCATTCCAGGTGACTTAAAATGGAGAAATTGCTACTGAACGGATTAAAAAAAGTGATTTGCAAATGTAAAAAGCTACGTCCTCCCTTCCAAAGTATGTGTCGTGAAGAACTAAAACCACGGCACTTGTTTTGAAGCAGATGGAGTACATCTAGATAGATAACAAGATTTTGGACTTACCTTTGGACGGATCCAGCAGGGGCGTGAGCGTCACCATGTCGCCGGTGGTCGCGAAGAAGATATCCTTCTCGTACCTGACGGCGCAGCGCACCCCAAGAATCCTCCCGCCCACCCTCCCGCTCAAGAACTTGGGCATCTGTTTGATGATGCCGGCGAGGCAGGCCCGGCACTGAGCCGTCGTGAGGTCCGGCGTGCACTGCGCCAGGCCGTACACGTTGATCTTGTCCGGCGGGAAGCCGGCCTGGCCCGTGGCGTACCTGCCGCTCACGTTGCTGGCCCTGTCCGCCACCGCGTTGGCCAGCCTCGTGACCAGGCCGTCGAACGCGGCGACGTTCCCTCTGGAAACGTTGTTCATGTTCGACGCTACGCTCTCGGGCGAGTTCACGGCGCCGGCGAGGAAGTCCTGGCTGTGGAACCGGATATGGCACTGGTCGTGATAGACGGTGACGTCCTTGCTGCGGCCGCAGAGGTTCACCGCGTCCTTGAACGCCCTGGAGAGGCACGCGCCGCAGTCGTCGCCGGTGTAGTCCCAGCGGCAGAGCGCCAAGCCGTACGCCGTGTCCGGCGCCCGGCCGAACgcgccagcggagaagccggagGCCGATGCGTTCTTGGGGAGCACCGCGGACATGCTGGCGAGGTTGGCCGCGAAGGTGCTGCTGGGCTGGTAGAGTCCATCGGCATCGCTCGTGGGGCCGCAGAAGTGGGAGAAAGCGTTGATCACCGGCACGGCTCCTTCATCGCCGGACGCCGGCGCTGGCAACGAGCTGGCGGAAACGAGGAGGAGCAAGAGGGCGAGCATGGTAGGTGCCAA contains:
- the LOC109766811 gene encoding cysteine-rich receptor-like protein kinase 10 isoform X1, encoding MLALLLLLVSASSLPAPASGDEGAVPVINAFSHFCGPTSDADGLYQPSSTFAANLASMSAVLPKNASASGFSAGAFGRAPDTAYGLALCRWDYTGDDCGACLSRAFKDAVNLCGRSKDVTVYHDQCHIRFHSQDFLAGAVNSPESVASNMNNVSRGNVAAFDGLVTRLANAVADRASNVSGRYATGQAGFPPDKINVYGLAQCTPDLTTAQCRACLAGIIKQMPKFLSGRVGGRILGVRCAVRYEKDIFFATTGDMVTLTPLLDPSKGSSNTHTLWIVAIAVPVTVLLCGFLACFMWVRRRRRVTNLSGTVNIPTMSMEMEQVLKLWKIEESDSEFSLYDFDQIADATRNFSDDYKLGQGGFGAVYRGELPGGLEVAIKRLSTCSVQGLMEFKTEIQLIAKLQHTNLVRLLGCCLQAEEKMLIYEYMHNKSLDCFIFDSAKGAILKWERRFRIIDGIAQGLLYMHKHSRLRVIHRDLKASNILLDRDMNPKISDFGLARIFCSNVTEANTTRVVGTHGYIAPEYASEGLFSTKSDVFSFGVLLLEIISGKRTAGFYQYGKFFNLTGYAYQLWQEAKWHEMVDQVLGVDYPVTEVMKCVQVALLCVQDSADDRPGMSDVVAMLSGEGLTLPEPRQPAYFNVRLSSLPESNSSFGESSYISNVALTDEDGR
- the LOC109766811 gene encoding cysteine-rich receptor-like protein kinase 10 isoform X2; the encoded protein is MLALLLLLVSASSLPAPASGDEGAVPVINAFSHFCGPTSDADGLYQPSSTFAANLASMSAVLPKNASASGFSAGAFGRAPDTAYGLALCRWDYTGDDCGACLSRAFKDAVNLCGRSKDVTVYHDQCHIRFHSQDFLAGAVNSPESVASNMNNVSRGNVAAFDGLVTRLANAVADRASNVSGRYATGQAGFPPDKINVYGLAQCTPDLTTAQCRACLAGIIKQMPKFLSGRVGGRILGVRCAVRYEKDIFFATTGDMVTLTPLLDPSKGSSNTHTLWIVAIAVPVTVLLCGFLACFMWVRRRRRGTVNIPTMSMEMEQVLKLWKIEESDSEFSLYDFDQIADATRNFSDDYKLGQGGFGAVYRGELPGGLEVAIKRLSTCSVQGLMEFKTEIQLIAKLQHTNLVRLLGCCLQAEEKMLIYEYMHNKSLDCFIFDSAKGAILKWERRFRIIDGIAQGLLYMHKHSRLRVIHRDLKASNILLDRDMNPKISDFGLARIFCSNVTEANTTRVVGTHGYIAPEYASEGLFSTKSDVFSFGVLLLEIISGKRTAGFYQYGKFFNLTGYAYQLWQEAKWHEMVDQVLGVDYPVTEVMKCVQVALLCVQDSADDRPGMSDVVAMLSGEGLTLPEPRQPAYFNVRLSSLPESNSSFGESSYISNVALTDEDGR